One stretch of Candidatus Margulisiibacteriota bacterium DNA includes these proteins:
- the dut gene encoding dUTP diphosphatase: MEVLIKKLPNMDDLPSMRYMTEHAAGLDIYAAVAEPVVLAAGETKLIPTGFQMALPAGYEAQVRPRSGLALKKNIGVLNSPGTIDADYRGEVGVLLTNFGREPFTVRRGERIAQMVIAPVARAELKFVSELPDSARGAGGFGSTGL, encoded by the coding sequence ATGGAAGTTCTCATCAAAAAACTGCCGAACATGGATGACCTGCCTTCGATGCGGTACATGACCGAACACGCGGCAGGTCTGGATATTTACGCCGCGGTGGCGGAGCCTGTCGTTTTAGCGGCTGGCGAGACTAAATTGATCCCGACCGGTTTTCAAATGGCTTTGCCGGCTGGTTATGAAGCGCAGGTGCGGCCGCGCTCCGGTCTGGCGCTCAAAAAAAATATCGGCGTGCTGAACAGTCCGGGCACGATCGACGCGGATTACCGTGGCGAGGTCGGCGTGCTCCTGACCAATTTTGGCCGCGAGCCTTTTACCGTGCGGCGCGGTGAGCGTATTGCCCAAATGGTCATCGCGCCGGTGGCCAGAGCGGAATTAAAATTTGTCTCCGAGCTGCCAGACTCCGCGCGCGGCGCCGGCGGTTTTGGCTCGACCGGGCTTTAA